A window of Methanothrix sp. genomic DNA:
CAGGCGGTTCACCAGCTTTATGATGGCTATCAAAATCATGATTAATAATGATAGATTATCTCTTTTGTGCCAAACAATCTCTGAAGAAGTTATCAATCATGTCAAAAGGTTTAAGTTCTAGTGGATCGCAGGGTGTACAGCTCTGTCTCTCAGGAGGTGACATCGATGAGCATCATGGATCATGTGCTTGTTGTGGTGATATTCGGCGTCCTGGTCGTTGCGCTGCCATGGCTATCAAACAAGTGGTCCGACAGCCGGTCGGGCGTGAGGTAGGTCTTGTAGCTCAGGGCTAGATCCCCATGGGGATGAAGGCCCACGTCCCGTATTTATCGCATCTTGCATCTTTTTCCGTAATGCGGGCACTTCGTGTTTGTGCATGCGTCCCTCGATGCCTCTGTCAGCTCCATCAGCAGCATGTCCAGCCTGCCCTCCAGCTCGGGCGGCACATCCTCACGCCCTGCAAGCGCCTCCACCCTGTGCAGAAGGGCATGTGCTGTCACGCTGCTCTCAGAGGACCTTGCCATCTCCTCGATCTCTTTAAGCACCTCCAGCCACTCATCCACTCCCATCGAAGACCCGCTCATCAACATCTATCCCCATGATGGATCTCATCCCTGCAGATATATCCTCTGCGATCCAGGCGCAGCCCGTGGCAGAGGCAAATGATGGTAGAGGAATGACATCAACGCTGAGAAGCTCAGAGACGCGCTCAGCGATATTTGGAGCTGGATCTCCTGCAAGGAACATATCCGGAGATCCAGCGCCGAGGTCCTTGAGGAGAATGGACATCGCGCTCATCTCCATCGCTGCGAAGAGTGCCAGGATCTCCAGCGCGAGATCGTCATGCTCATCTGAGAGATTCATCCTTCTCAGGATCCCGCCATGCGAGAATGCCTCGTTCGCTGTCATCCTTCCATCATCAACAGCTCTTATCGCATCGACATCCAGCGGCCCCTGCAGCAGGCCGGGGGCGAATATCGGCGCATCTATCGCCCCTGCGATCCTCCCATCGTTTATGCCGATCGTGACTGTGTTGGAGCTGGCATCAGCTATCACAGCGTTCTCCACGCCCCTGCGCACGACGTAGTACCCGAGGCCGACCTTCTCAGGGCTCGCTCCATGAGAAAAGACCTTCATTCTCACATCTGTATTGGAGCCTCTGTGTATGCCCGGGAGCAGGACGACCGGCCAGCCGGAGATCGCCATGGCCTCGTATACCCTTGTGCCACCCCCGACCTCGATCCCGGCGCCGCTGAGCCTCGCGAGCCCCCTGTTCTCAGCATCCTGGAGTCTGGTTATGCGCGTTATGCCGTCGCCCATCGAGTAGCAGAGCGCAACAAGATCGAACGATCCGGCATGAAAGTGATCCTTTATCCTCTCCAGTATCTCCTCCGGTCTGAGGGATCCGGCCTCGGATCTTGGTATTGCAATGCCTTCTCCATGATGATTCGCGAACCTTATCGCCCTCGTCCCGTGGTCGACGCCTATGAACATGTGCTCTCCTTCTTATGTGAGTGATCGCTACAAGCCCTGGTATATACTTTGCAGACCTGTGTTCTCACGCGAACAGTCTCATTCGCGCAGGCTTATACAGAAACTGAGAGGAATGAAGACTGGCGGTTCATGAGATGAAAATGATTCCTTCATCCCACAAGCCTCAGTATCTCCTTCGCGAGCCTTGTGCTCTCCTCGATGCTATCCATGCGCGTGTCTATGCGTATGCATCTTCCGGGATAGCTGCTGCTCCTTGACACTATGAAATGATCCACCTCTCCCAGGATCGAGATGACGCCCGCGTCGTCTGGCTCGACCCCCACAGCCCTCATGAACCTGGC
This region includes:
- a CDS encoding methanogenesis marker 12 protein, which encodes MFIGVDHGTRAIRFANHHGEGIAIPRSEAGSLRPEEILERIKDHFHAGSFDLVALCYSMGDGITRITRLQDAENRGLARLSGAGIEVGGGTRVYEAMAISGWPVVLLPGIHRGSNTDVRMKVFSHGASPEKVGLGYYVVRRGVENAVIADASSNTVTIGINDGRIAGAIDAPIFAPGLLQGPLDVDAIRAVDDGRMTANEAFSHGGILRRMNLSDEHDDLALEILALFAAMEMSAMSILLKDLGAGSPDMFLAGDPAPNIAERVSELLSVDVIPLPSFASATGCAWIAEDISAGMRSIMGIDVDERVFDGSG